The following are encoded together in the Humulus lupulus chromosome 5, drHumLupu1.1, whole genome shotgun sequence genome:
- the LOC133779090 gene encoding zinc finger BED domain-containing protein RICESLEEPER 2-like gives MLESAIKFNKAFENLEADGNYTNYFDEERMDGPSTNPDWEKAVVFVDFLRRFYDLTNRFSGSLYVTSNLFLPDILKVQADLTTMASNLDTLLGAMAVSMKRKYDKYWGRIEKLNMLTFIANILDPRYKLEVVNRGFKFVYTSSEAEKMIKLVTNTLAQLYAFYKHQQPSQSSQAQPSQSQSQPSQPVINSTTESFLKGQLQLSDDIEEDDLEYYLSDHREKLDPTFDILRWWKQNGFKYPIVARMAKDVLAVHMSTVASESAFSTGGRILDSFRSSLSPRMVEALICSKNWYTCEPKVPVVLRQYMDEIDGDGSCITYVPENLGSGSGSGTDKNN, from the exons ATGTTAGAATCTGCTATAAAATTCAATAAGGCTTTTGAGAATTTGGAAGCAGATGGGAACTACACAAActactttgatgaagaaagaatgGATGGCCCATCAACCAACCCAGACTGGGAAAAAGCAGTTGTATTTGTCGACTTTTTAAGGAGATTCTATGATCTTACTAATCGATTTAGTGGGTCATTATATGTCACATCCAATCTATTCCTTCCAGATATTTTGAAGGTTCAAGCTGATTTAACTACTATGGCTTCTAATCTTGATACTTTGTTAGGGGCTATGGCAGTCAGTATGAAACGAAAGTATGACAAGTACTGGGGAAGGATTGAGAAGTTGAATATGTTGACATTTATTGCCAATATCCTTGATCCAAGGTATAAATTAGAGGTTGTGAATCGTGGTTTCAAATTTGTGTACACTTCAAGTGAGGCTGAAAAAATGATAAAGTTGGTGACAAATACTTTGGCACAGCTATATGCTTTTTATAAACATCAACAACCATCTCAGTCATCTCAAGCTCAACCATCTCAATCTCAGTCTCAGCCATCTCAGCCTGTTATCAATTCCACTACAGAATCATTTCTTAAAGGGCAACTACAACTTAGTGATGACATTGAAGAAGATGATCTTGAATACTACTTGAGTGATCATCGTGAGAAACTTGATCCTACCTTTGATATTCTACGATGGTGGAAACAGAATGGATTCAAGTATCCAATAGTTGCGCGCATGGCAAAAGATGTATTGGCTGTTCATATGTCTACAGTAGCATCTGAATCAGCTTTTTCTACTGGGGGAAGAATCCTAGATTCATTTAGGAGTTCCTTATCCCCGAGGATGGTGGAGGCTTTGATTTGTTCTAAAAATTGGTATACTTGTGAGCCTAAAGTGCCTGTTGTGCTTCGACAATACATGGATGAGATTGATG GTGATGGCTCGTGTATTACCTATGTACCTGAGAATCTTGGCAGTGGGTCTGGGAGTGGGACCGATAAGAACAATTGA